A stretch of Desulfurivibrio alkaliphilus AHT 2 DNA encodes these proteins:
- a CDS encoding Smr/MutS family protein translates to MSNRKNDLANPNIFSQSATSKKGFGSLVDQYLDDLENVAKSEKLPPKPTLEQKLRRYPPPQEELDLHGLTAPEAEKAVKRFITHCRELRLATLRIITGKGLHSQGEPVLPPVTEAALATLQAEQKIAAFRWEKKRQGRGGALIVYLP, encoded by the coding sequence ATGAGCAACCGCAAAAACGACCTTGCAAACCCCAACATCTTCTCTCAATCTGCCACCTCGAAAAAGGGTTTTGGCTCGCTGGTCGACCAATACCTTGACGACCTGGAAAACGTGGCCAAAAGCGAAAAGCTCCCCCCAAAGCCCACACTGGAGCAAAAACTGCGGCGGTACCCGCCCCCCCAGGAAGAACTGGATCTGCACGGCCTGACCGCCCCGGAAGCGGAAAAGGCCGTCAAACGCTTCATAACCCATTGCCGGGAATTGCGCCTGGCCACTCTGCGCATCATCACCGGTAAAGGCCTGCACTCCCAAGGGGAGCCGGTGCTGCCGCCGGTGACCGAGGCCGCCCTGGCAACCCTGCAGGCAGAACAAAAAATAGCCGCCTTCCGCTGGGAGAAAAAGCGCCAGGGGCGGGGTGGCGCCCTGATCGTCTATCTACCCTGA
- a CDS encoding GNAT family N-acetyltransferase — protein MKQEGVELRREVYRQDVEKMADWMADREVTEYLNEDQNIDGELKNLLSSSQLPIYSPHFNRNGSFFLVTLPSRGPIGFVRLVPKREQAEVVVVIGERRCWSQGYGRQAIFQAARYAFFEWRKERVVATIHRENQRSKKVFKKAGFRKAERLATETRYTLPVEKFHSVK, from the coding sequence GTGAAGCAGGAGGGCGTGGAGTTGCGGCGCGAGGTTTACCGGCAGGATGTGGAAAAAATGGCCGACTGGATGGCTGACCGGGAGGTCACCGAATACCTCAATGAAGATCAGAACATCGACGGTGAGTTGAAAAACCTGCTATCCAGCTCACAACTGCCTATTTATTCGCCTCACTTTAATCGTAACGGCAGTTTTTTTCTGGTCACCTTGCCATCCCGGGGCCCCATTGGTTTTGTTCGGCTGGTACCCAAAAGAGAGCAGGCGGAGGTGGTGGTGGTGATTGGTGAACGGCGCTGCTGGAGCCAGGGTTACGGGCGTCAGGCCATCTTTCAGGCGGCTCGGTACGCCTTTTTTGAATGGCGCAAGGAGCGGGTGGTGGCCACCATTCACCGGGAAAATCAGCGCTCGAAAAAGGTGTTTAAGAAGGCGGGGTTCCGTAAAGCGGAAAGGCTGGCCACCGAAACCCGCTACACCTTGCCGGTGGAAAAATTCCACAGCGTCAAATAA
- a CDS encoding P-II family nitrogen regulator, which produces MSNPNLITCIVQRGDADKVVAAAIKAGAEGATIYYGRGTGIRQQLGLAGRFIRPEKEIILIVTRIEETDAVFNAVVKAAKLEEKGRGFAFLHKLDRAVGFL; this is translated from the coding sequence GTGTCCAATCCCAATCTGATCACCTGTATCGTCCAGCGTGGAGATGCCGATAAGGTCGTGGCCGCAGCCATTAAGGCCGGGGCCGAAGGTGCCACCATCTATTATGGCCGCGGAACCGGGATACGCCAGCAGCTTGGTTTGGCCGGTCGCTTCATTCGGCCGGAAAAAGAGATTATCTTGATTGTGACCCGGATCGAGGAAACCGATGCGGTGTTCAATGCGGTGGTCAAGGCCGCCAAGTTGGAAGAAAAGGGGCGGGGATTCGCTTTTTTGCATAAACTCGATCGCGCCGTGGGCTTTTTATAA
- a CDS encoding OB-fold nucleic acid binding domain-containing protein, translating to MKRVNKTTRRPWVPMLLALLFMGLLLSGCGKETYGEGVDPSAPRVAVQDIFLQPQLLNQKVTVQGTVYTQCESNGCWFVLRDETAQIYIDLSTNNFELPPMPGRRVMATGTVTTFQNNLLLIAQGVETI from the coding sequence ATGAAAAGAGTCAACAAAACGACCAGGCGGCCCTGGGTCCCGATGCTTCTGGCCCTGCTGTTTATGGGCCTGCTGCTGAGCGGCTGCGGCAAGGAAACCTACGGTGAAGGGGTCGACCCCAGCGCCCCCCGGGTGGCGGTACAGGATATCTTTCTGCAGCCACAGTTGCTGAACCAGAAAGTCACCGTGCAGGGAACGGTTTACACCCAGTGCGAGTCCAACGGCTGCTGGTTTGTCCTCCGGGATGAAACCGCCCAGATCTATATCGATCTTTCCACCAACAACTTCGAGTTGCCGCCCATGCCCGGCCGCCGGGTAATGGCCACCGGCACCGTGACCACTTTCCAGAACAACCTGCTGTTGATTGCCCAAGGGGTGGAAACCATATGA
- a CDS encoding ABC transporter permease: MSGMLKLSVQNLLRHRTRSFLTMLGIAAAVGVLFSVFSFNRGFDQGLARELQATGLHFMVVPVGCAHEVAALVLHGAVVPKYLDAGVIDDVRKIDGVELATPILVAQLPNPDRHRIDLIYGVEMEVLREIKPDWRISGEIPTAPNELLLGYDVAEHAGLRLGDEFRYPAVDETFIVTGILERTNSQDDAFVYLDIGTAQRLMDNPDGATAIGVKVSAPERMGSIINQLEEEMPGIQIVTMSQVMNSVANVAASAKSLSLAIALVALVIGAVGVMNSILMAVFERSQEIGMMRAIGASRWNVFQIILKETTILTIVGGAAGIAIATVGAQLIENYVRRIMPYVPGGDMLSFDPTLALACVGFALVVGLVAGLYPAWKASRINPIEAIKS; the protein is encoded by the coding sequence ATGAGCGGCATGCTGAAACTTTCGGTCCAGAACCTGCTGCGACATCGCACCCGCAGCTTTTTGACCATGCTGGGGATTGCCGCCGCCGTGGGGGTGCTCTTTTCGGTTTTTTCCTTCAACCGCGGCTTTGACCAGGGCCTGGCCCGGGAGCTGCAGGCCACCGGGCTGCACTTCATGGTGGTGCCGGTGGGCTGCGCCCATGAGGTGGCGGCCCTGGTGCTGCACGGCGCGGTGGTGCCCAAGTATCTCGATGCCGGGGTCATTGATGATGTCCGCAAAATCGACGGGGTGGAGCTGGCCACCCCGATCCTGGTGGCCCAGTTGCCCAACCCGGACCGGCACCGCATTGATCTGATCTACGGGGTGGAAATGGAAGTACTGCGGGAGATCAAGCCCGACTGGCGGATCAGCGGCGAAATTCCCACCGCCCCCAACGAACTGCTGCTGGGCTACGATGTGGCCGAACATGCCGGGCTGCGCCTGGGGGATGAATTCCGTTATCCCGCCGTGGATGAAACCTTCATCGTCACCGGCATCCTCGAGCGGACCAACAGCCAGGACGACGCTTTTGTCTATCTCGACATCGGCACCGCCCAACGGCTGATGGACAACCCCGACGGCGCCACCGCCATCGGGGTCAAGGTGAGCGCTCCCGAGCGGATGGGCAGTATCATTAACCAACTGGAAGAGGAGATGCCCGGCATCCAGATTGTCACCATGAGCCAGGTGATGAACTCGGTGGCCAACGTGGCCGCCTCGGCCAAGTCGCTGAGCCTGGCCATTGCCCTGGTGGCGCTGGTGATCGGGGCGGTGGGGGTGATGAACTCGATCCTCATGGCGGTGTTCGAGCGTTCCCAGGAAATCGGCATGATGCGGGCCATCGGGGCCTCCCGCTGGAACGTGTTCCAGATTATCCTCAAGGAAACCACCATTCTCACCATTGTCGGCGGCGCGGCGGGGATCGCCATTGCCACCGTGGGGGCGCAACTGATTGAAAATTACGTGCGCCGGATCATGCCCTACGTGCCCGGCGGCGACATGCTGAGTTTCGACCCGACCCTGGCCCTGGCCTGCGTGGGTTTTGCCCTGGTGGTGGGCCTGGTCGCCGGGCTCTATCCGGCCTGGAAGGCCTCCCGCATCAACCCCATTGAAGCCATTAAGAGCTAG
- a CDS encoding cation-transporting P-type ATPase has translation MNPSPPDTPWHSQDTQQVLTSLEVSDRGLGADEARQRLERFGPNRLPQPERTGPLKRFLLQFHNVLIYILIAAAAGTAFLQHWVDTGVILGVVLINAVIGFIQEGKAEQALDAIRNMLSPKAMALRDGQRRTVPAEELVPGDIVYLQAGDRVPADLRLLRTHNMRIDEAVLTGESVAVDKKTEPVEEAADLGDRTGMAFYGTLVAFGQGRGVVVTTGADTQIGRISTMLGEVETLTTPLLRDIAIFGRWLSVVIIALAGFTFAFGYWLRDYDLMETFLAAVSLAVAAIPEGLPAIMTITLAIGVQRMAARNAIIRRLPAVETLGSVTTICSDKTGTLTRNEMTVKSMVTADQTFEIGGVGYEPHGGFALDGQDINPDEQPVLAEALRGILLCNDAELQQQEGQWKLEGDPTEGSLVTAALKAGLNQKQLNEFFPRDDVIPFESSYKFMATLHHHHENQHRFLYLKGAPERVLAVCAQERTSDGDREIDQDRWQQQMETIAARGQRLLAVATKEVETDHNALEFSDIEDGGLTMLALCGIIDPPRDEAIEAVQQCREAGIDVKMITGDHGVTAKAIAEELNIQTAGGVVTGQQLEQTSDEEMVQMVREVDVFARATPEHKLRLVRAIQANRQVVAMTGDGVNDAPALKRADVGIAMGIKGTEATKEVAEMVLADDNFASIAHAVEEGRTVYDNLRKAILFLLPTNGGQAFTIVAAIMLGLTLPLTPVQVLWVNMVTAVTLALALAFEPTEPGVMKRPPRPPETPIITGFLIWRVVFVSALLVAGTFGHFLWMERQEVAVEVARTVAINTLVMGQLFYLFNSRYILEPVCNREGLLGSRPVLIAIGVLIVLQGLFTYAPPAQFLFGTAPIGLEDWGRILAFGLLLFVLVEVEKALFKSRQTRL, from the coding sequence ATGAACCCCTCACCCCCCGACACGCCCTGGCACAGCCAGGACACGCAGCAAGTACTGACCAGCCTGGAAGTCTCCGACCGTGGCCTCGGCGCCGACGAGGCCCGGCAGCGGCTGGAACGCTTCGGCCCCAACCGCCTGCCCCAACCGGAGCGGACCGGGCCGCTCAAGCGTTTCCTGCTCCAGTTCCACAATGTACTGATCTATATCCTCATCGCCGCGGCCGCGGGCACCGCCTTTTTGCAGCACTGGGTGGACACCGGGGTGATCCTGGGGGTGGTGCTGATCAACGCCGTCATCGGCTTCATCCAGGAAGGCAAGGCGGAACAGGCCCTGGACGCCATCCGCAACATGCTCTCGCCCAAGGCCATGGCCCTGCGCGACGGGCAGCGGCGCACCGTGCCCGCCGAAGAGTTGGTCCCCGGCGACATTGTTTACCTGCAGGCCGGAGACCGGGTGCCCGCCGATCTGCGCCTGCTGCGCACCCATAACATGCGAATTGACGAAGCGGTGCTCACCGGCGAATCGGTGGCCGTTGATAAAAAAACCGAGCCGGTGGAGGAAGCGGCCGATCTGGGCGACCGGACCGGCATGGCCTTCTACGGCACCCTGGTGGCCTTCGGCCAGGGGCGGGGCGTGGTGGTGACCACCGGGGCCGACACCCAGATCGGGCGAATTTCCACCATGCTGGGCGAGGTGGAAACCCTGACCACGCCGCTGCTGCGCGACATCGCGATCTTCGGGCGCTGGTTGTCGGTGGTCATTATCGCCTTGGCCGGCTTTACTTTCGCCTTCGGCTACTGGCTGCGCGACTATGATTTGATGGAGACTTTCCTGGCCGCGGTCAGCCTGGCCGTGGCGGCCATCCCCGAAGGTCTGCCGGCCATCATGACCATCACCCTGGCCATCGGGGTGCAGCGCATGGCGGCGCGCAACGCCATCATTCGCCGCCTGCCGGCGGTGGAAACCCTGGGCTCGGTGACCACCATCTGCTCGGACAAAACCGGCACCCTGACCCGCAACGAGATGACCGTGAAAAGCATGGTCACCGCCGACCAAACCTTCGAGATCGGCGGCGTGGGCTACGAGCCCCACGGCGGCTTTGCTCTGGACGGCCAGGACATCAACCCCGATGAGCAACCGGTGCTGGCCGAGGCCCTGCGCGGCATCCTGCTGTGCAACGACGCGGAGCTGCAACAGCAGGAGGGGCAATGGAAACTGGAGGGCGACCCCACCGAAGGTTCCCTGGTCACCGCCGCCCTCAAGGCCGGGCTTAACCAGAAGCAGCTCAATGAATTCTTTCCCCGGGATGACGTGATTCCCTTTGAGTCCTCCTACAAATTCATGGCCACCCTGCACCATCACCATGAAAACCAGCACCGATTTCTTTATCTTAAAGGCGCCCCCGAGCGGGTGCTGGCGGTCTGCGCCCAGGAGCGCACCAGCGACGGCGACCGGGAGATCGACCAGGACCGCTGGCAGCAGCAGATGGAGACCATCGCCGCCAGGGGGCAGCGCTTGCTGGCCGTGGCCACCAAGGAGGTCGAGACGGACCATAACGCCCTGGAGTTTTCCGACATTGAAGACGGCGGCCTGACCATGCTGGCGCTGTGCGGCATCATCGACCCGCCCCGGGACGAGGCCATTGAAGCGGTCCAGCAGTGCCGGGAGGCGGGGATCGACGTGAAGATGATCACCGGCGACCACGGCGTGACCGCCAAAGCCATCGCCGAAGAGCTGAATATCCAGACCGCGGGAGGGGTGGTCACCGGCCAGCAACTGGAGCAGACCTCCGATGAGGAAATGGTGCAAATGGTGCGCGAGGTGGATGTTTTCGCCCGGGCCACCCCGGAGCACAAGCTGCGCCTGGTGCGGGCCATCCAGGCCAACCGGCAGGTGGTGGCCATGACCGGCGACGGGGTCAATGACGCCCCGGCCCTGAAACGCGCCGACGTGGGCATCGCCATGGGCATCAAGGGGACCGAGGCCACCAAGGAGGTGGCGGAAATGGTGCTGGCCGACGACAACTTCGCCTCCATCGCCCATGCCGTGGAAGAAGGGCGCACGGTCTACGACAACCTGCGCAAGGCGATTCTCTTCCTGCTGCCCACCAACGGCGGCCAGGCCTTCACCATTGTCGCCGCCATTATGCTGGGCCTGACCCTGCCGCTGACCCCGGTGCAGGTGCTGTGGGTGAACATGGTCACCGCCGTCACCCTGGCCCTGGCCCTGGCCTTCGAGCCCACCGAGCCCGGCGTTATGAAACGCCCCCCGCGCCCGCCGGAAACCCCGATTATCACCGGCTTTTTGATCTGGCGGGTGGTTTTTGTCTCCGCTTTGCTGGTGGCCGGCACTTTCGGCCATTTTCTGTGGATGGAGCGGCAGGAGGTGGCGGTGGAGGTCGCCCGCACCGTGGCCATCAACACCCTGGTGATGGGCCAGCTTTTTTACCTGTTCAACAGCCGTTACATTCTGGAGCCGGTATGCAACCGCGAGGGGTTGCTGGGCAGCCGGCCGGTGCTGATCGCCATTGGGGTTCTGATCGTCCTGCAGGGACTTTTCACCTACGCCCCGCCGGCCCAGTTCCTCTTCGGTACCGCCCCCATCGGGCTTGAAGACTGGGGCCGCATCCTGGCCTTTGGTCTCCTGCTCTTCGTGCTGGTGGAGGTGGAAAAGGCCCTGTTCAAAAGCCGGCAGACGAGACTTTGA
- a CDS encoding ABC transporter ATP-binding protein: protein MIKLKNVEKKYRRGAEEVRALRGIDLEIQAGEFVSVIGPSGAGKTTLLHILGCLDLPSSGEMHFDGLRVDKMRESELVTLRRNKIGFIFQQFYLIPGLSVLDNIALPLMFSKSKPAPGRIEELARAVGLGERLHHVPAQLSGGEMQRTAIARALVNDPEVILADEPTGNLDSANSEKIFDILHKLHQNGLTVIMITHNPELAERAGRTITIKDGIIEQ from the coding sequence ATGATCAAACTGAAAAACGTGGAAAAGAAATATCGCCGTGGGGCCGAGGAAGTGCGGGCGCTGCGGGGAATTGACCTGGAAATTCAGGCCGGGGAATTTGTCTCGGTCATCGGACCTTCCGGGGCCGGCAAAACCACCCTGCTGCACATTCTGGGCTGCCTGGATCTGCCCAGCAGCGGCGAAATGCACTTTGACGGCCTGCGGGTGGATAAGATGCGGGAATCGGAGCTGGTGACCTTGCGCCGCAACAAAATCGGTTTTATATTTCAGCAGTTCTATCTGATACCGGGCCTGAGCGTGCTCGATAACATCGCCCTGCCCTTGATGTTCAGCAAGAGCAAGCCGGCGCCGGGGCGGATCGAGGAGCTGGCCCGAGCGGTGGGCCTGGGGGAGCGGCTGCACCATGTGCCGGCCCAGCTTTCCGGCGGCGAAATGCAGCGCACCGCCATCGCCCGCGCCCTGGTCAACGATCCGGAAGTGATCCTGGCCGACGAACCCACCGGCAACCTGGATTCGGCCAACAGTGAGAAAATTTTTGATATTTTGCACAAACTGCATCAGAATGGGCTGACGGTGATCATGATCACCCATAACCCGGAGCTGGCCGAACGGGCCGGCCGCACCATCACTATCAAAGACGGTATAATCGAACAGTAG
- the htpX gene encoding protease HtpX — protein MKRIALFIATNLAIVLVLSIVLSLLGVGRILDETGTGLDMRNLIIFAAVFGFGGSFISLAISKWTAKRLTGAQVITTPRNEAEAWLVETVKNQARVAGIGMPEVAIYDAPDVNAFATGARRDKALVAVSTGLLRAMNRDEAEAVLAHEVSHVANGDMITLALIQGVVNTFVIVASRVVGHLVDRVVFKTEQGHGPGFYITAIVAQVVFGILASTIVFWFSRQREFRADAGGARLASRDKMVAALEKLKRNVDQPHLPDQMAAFGISGGIGQGLKRLFMTHPPLEERIEALKRR, from the coding sequence ATGAAAAGGATTGCACTCTTTATCGCCACCAACCTGGCCATTGTCCTGGTGCTCAGTATTGTCCTGAGCCTGCTGGGGGTAGGCCGGATCCTGGATGAAACCGGGACCGGGCTGGATATGCGCAACCTGATCATCTTTGCCGCCGTCTTCGGCTTTGGCGGTTCCTTTATCTCGCTGGCCATCTCCAAGTGGACCGCCAAACGCCTCACCGGGGCGCAGGTAATCACCACCCCGCGCAACGAGGCCGAGGCCTGGCTGGTGGAGACGGTGAAAAACCAGGCCCGGGTGGCCGGTATCGGCATGCCGGAGGTAGCCATTTACGACGCCCCGGATGTCAACGCCTTTGCCACCGGCGCCCGCCGCGACAAAGCCCTGGTGGCGGTGAGCACCGGGCTGCTGCGGGCCATGAACCGGGATGAGGCGGAAGCGGTTCTGGCCCACGAGGTCAGCCACGTGGCCAACGGCGACATGATTACCCTGGCCCTGATCCAGGGGGTGGTCAACACCTTCGTCATCGTCGCCTCGCGGGTGGTGGGCCACCTGGTGGACCGGGTGGTTTTCAAGACCGAACAGGGCCATGGCCCGGGCTTTTACATCACCGCCATCGTCGCCCAGGTGGTTTTCGGTATCCTGGCCAGCACCATTGTCTTCTGGTTCAGCCGCCAGCGTGAGTTCCGGGCCGATGCCGGCGGCGCTCGGCTGGCCAGTCGCGATAAAATGGTGGCGGCCCTGGAAAAACTTAAGCGCAACGTGGACCAGCCCCACCTGCCCGACCAGATGGCCGCATTCGGCATTTCCGGCGGCATAGGCCAGGGCCTCAAACGCCTCTTCATGACTCATCCGCCGCTTGAAGAAAGGATCGAAGCCCTGAAGAGGAGATAG
- a CDS encoding cation-transporting P-type ATPase encodes MNTATDSNSHNRISARDWHARSGEEALTRWRTERQGLSADEAARRLARYGPNSLAPPEKTGMVHRFLRHFHNVLIYILLLAALGTALLGHWVDTGVILAVVLINTLIGFVQEGKAEKALDAIRDMLSPMAVVVRHGQRREVPAGELVPGDIVHLQAGDRVPADLRLLEVKNLRIEEAALTGESVPVDKAVEPVATDAALGDRSCMAFSGTLVAFGRGVGVVVATGAHTEIGQISRMLGEVHSLQTPLVRQMEQFGRWLALVIITISAATFAFGYWVQSYPLDEMFLAAVSLAVSTIPEGLPAIMTIALAIGVQKMAKRNAIIRRLPAVETLGSVSTICSDKTGTLTRNEMTVRTVITAGQRFEVTGVGYDPRGGFLLAGKDVEPDDHPVLIESLRAGLLCNDAVLHEREGAWVMEGDPTEGALITAACKAGLVTHTEQEHLPRTDVIPFDSDHKFMASLHHDHQGHGRVLLKGAPERVLELCRHQRTADGGHTPLDPAAWQQYMEETAARGERLLAVATREIEPDRRELTYREVETGGFTLLALLGIIDPPREEAVYAVSQCREAGIAVKMITGDHLVTARAIGEQLGMGNGITAIAGHELEGMDEAALREAARRAGVFARTTPEHKLRLVEALQKEGRIVAMTGDGVNDAPALKRADVGVAMGRKGTEAAKEAAEMVLADDNFASIAHAVEEGRTVYDNIRKAILHTLPTNAGQSLTIIMAIIMGYTLPLTPVQVLWVNMVTSVTLAMALAFEPAEPGVMKRPPRSPDAPLISGFMLWRIPFVALLLWAGTFWHFVWMEEVAGASLELARTVAINTLVAGQAFYLLNLRLIHQPVLIGLEVFRSRAMWTAIGILIILQLTFTFAPFMNALFGTTAIPAEHWWRILLFGLLVFIIVEAEKIMIKRLLP; translated from the coding sequence ATGAACACTGCAACAGATAGCAACTCCCACAACCGCATCTCCGCCCGCGACTGGCACGCCCGCTCCGGGGAGGAAGCCCTTACCCGCTGGCGCACCGAGCGCCAGGGATTGAGCGCCGACGAGGCCGCCCGGCGTCTTGCCCGCTACGGCCCCAACAGCCTGGCGCCGCCGGAAAAGACCGGGATGGTGCACCGTTTCCTGCGCCATTTCCACAACGTCCTGATTTACATTCTGCTGCTGGCGGCCCTGGGCACCGCTCTGCTGGGACACTGGGTCGACACCGGGGTAATCCTGGCGGTGGTGCTAATCAACACCCTCATCGGTTTTGTTCAGGAAGGCAAGGCGGAAAAGGCCCTGGATGCCATCCGCGACATGCTCTCGCCCATGGCCGTGGTGGTCCGCCATGGCCAGCGCCGGGAGGTGCCGGCCGGCGAGCTGGTGCCCGGCGATATTGTGCACCTGCAGGCGGGTGACCGGGTACCCGCCGATCTGCGCCTGCTGGAGGTGAAGAACCTGCGGATCGAAGAGGCGGCCCTCACCGGGGAATCGGTACCGGTGGACAAGGCGGTGGAACCGGTGGCAACGGACGCCGCTTTGGGCGATCGCTCCTGCATGGCCTTCTCCGGCACCCTGGTGGCCTTCGGGCGGGGAGTGGGGGTGGTGGTGGCCACCGGCGCTCACACCGAGATCGGCCAGATCTCCCGGATGCTTGGCGAGGTGCACAGCCTGCAAACCCCGCTGGTGCGCCAGATGGAGCAGTTCGGCCGCTGGCTGGCGCTGGTGATCATTACCATCTCCGCCGCCACCTTCGCCTTCGGCTACTGGGTGCAAAGTTATCCGCTGGATGAAATGTTTCTGGCAGCGGTCAGCCTGGCCGTCTCCACCATCCCCGAAGGCCTGCCCGCCATCATGACCATTGCCCTGGCCATCGGGGTACAGAAAATGGCCAAACGCAACGCCATTATCCGCCGCCTGCCGGCGGTGGAGACCCTGGGCTCGGTTTCCACCATCTGCTCGGACAAAACCGGCACCCTGACCCGCAACGAGATGACCGTCCGGACCGTGATCACCGCCGGGCAGCGTTTTGAAGTCACCGGGGTGGGCTATGACCCCCGCGGCGGTTTCCTGCTGGCCGGCAAGGACGTGGAGCCGGACGACCACCCGGTGCTTATAGAGAGCTTGCGGGCCGGGCTTTTGTGCAACGATGCGGTGCTCCATGAACGTGAGGGCGCCTGGGTCATGGAGGGTGACCCCACCGAGGGCGCACTGATCACTGCAGCCTGCAAGGCGGGGCTGGTCACCCACACCGAGCAGGAGCACCTGCCGCGCACCGACGTGATTCCGTTTGACTCGGATCATAAATTCATGGCCTCTTTGCACCATGATCATCAAGGACATGGCCGGGTGCTGCTCAAAGGGGCGCCGGAGCGGGTGCTGGAACTGTGCCGTCACCAGCGCACCGCTGACGGTGGCCATACCCCCCTCGACCCCGCCGCCTGGCAGCAATACATGGAAGAAACCGCCGCCCGGGGAGAACGGCTGCTGGCGGTGGCCACCCGCGAGATCGAGCCGGACCGGCGCGAACTGACCTACCGGGAAGTGGAAACCGGCGGTTTCACCCTGTTGGCGCTGCTGGGGATCATCGACCCGCCCCGGGAAGAGGCGGTCTATGCCGTCAGCCAGTGCCGCGAGGCGGGAATAGCGGTGAAGATGATCACCGGCGACCATCTGGTCACCGCGCGGGCCATCGGCGAGCAACTGGGCATGGGCAACGGCATCACCGCCATCGCCGGCCATGAGTTGGAAGGGATGGATGAGGCGGCCCTGCGGGAGGCCGCCCGGCGGGCCGGGGTTTTTGCCCGCACCACCCCGGAACACAAACTGCGCCTGGTGGAAGCGCTGCAAAAAGAGGGGCGCATCGTGGCCATGACCGGCGACGGAGTCAACGACGCCCCGGCCCTCAAACGGGCCGATGTGGGGGTCGCCATGGGCCGGAAAGGGACCGAGGCGGCCAAGGAGGCCGCCGAGATGGTGCTGGCCGACGACAATTTCGCCTCCATCGCCCACGCGGTGGAGGAAGGGCGCACGGTTTACGATAATATCCGCAAGGCCATCCTGCACACCCTGCCCACCAACGCCGGCCAGTCGCTGACCATCATCATGGCCATTATCATGGGTTACACCCTGCCGCTGACCCCGGTCCAGGTGCTGTGGGTCAACATGGTGACCTCGGTGACCCTGGCCATGGCGCTGGCCTTCGAGCCCGCCGAGCCGGGGGTGATGAAGCGCCCGCCCCGCTCCCCCGACGCACCGCTGATTTCCGGCTTTATGCTCTGGCGCATTCCTTTTGTGGCGCTGCTGCTGTGGGCCGGCACCTTCTGGCACTTTGTCTGGATGGAAGAGGTGGCCGGGGCCTCCCTGGAGCTGGCCCGCACCGTGGCCATCAACACCCTGGTGGCCGGCCAGGCCTTTTACCTGCTGAACCTGCGCCTGATTCACCAGCCGGTGCTGATCGGCCTGGAGGTCTTCCGCTCCCGGGCCATGTGGACCGCCATCGGGATATTGATTATCCTGCAGTTGACCTTTACCTTCGCCCCCTTTATGAACGCCCTGTTCGGCACCACCGCCATCCCCGCGGAGCACTGGTGGCGGATTTTACTTTTCGGCCTGCTGGTGTTTATAATCGTTGAAGCTGAAAAAATCATGATCAAGAGATTGCTCCCATGA
- a CDS encoding M23 family metallopeptidase has translation MGRKLHFIVTSEYGRTRSFSIKKRRIMALGTVFVALLVISAVGWQAAVENITLRAKSAAVKYELAAVKEKHRQMLARAAAKEEQQRQTLDTAMEELRKRSEAIESILSAVDIDIEIGEGESNTGGPFIGLDDGTYDDLTFKVDHYLNFLESMPLGTPVPGTLTSPFGRRTDPFTRQPAMHDGLDIHNRVGTKIKAPAAGVVTTSNYNRFNGNYLVIDHGNGFATRYLHLQRSLVKAGERVERGQKIARLGNTGRSTGPHLHYTILYNGEAIDPYRFVRVASVLDGSVSASGGSVRGQEVR, from the coding sequence ATGGGAAGGAAGCTGCATTTCATAGTTACCAGTGAATATGGCAGAACCCGCTCCTTTTCCATTAAAAAACGGCGTATTATGGCCTTGGGAACGGTGTTTGTCGCTTTGCTGGTGATCAGCGCCGTGGGCTGGCAGGCGGCGGTGGAAAATATTACCTTGCGGGCGAAAAGTGCGGCCGTTAAGTATGAGTTGGCGGCGGTTAAAGAAAAACATCGCCAGATGCTGGCTCGAGCGGCGGCCAAGGAAGAACAGCAGCGGCAGACGCTCGACACCGCCATGGAGGAGTTGCGGAAACGCAGTGAAGCCATTGAATCGATCTTGAGCGCTGTAGATATCGATATCGAGATCGGTGAAGGTGAGAGCAACACCGGTGGCCCTTTTATCGGCCTTGATGACGGCACCTACGATGATTTGACCTTCAAGGTCGATCACTACCTGAACTTTCTGGAGTCCATGCCCCTGGGTACCCCGGTCCCCGGCACTCTTACCTCTCCGTTTGGCCGCCGCACCGATCCTTTCACCAGGCAGCCGGCCATGCATGACGGGCTTGATATCCACAACCGGGTCGGGACTAAAATCAAAGCGCCCGCCGCCGGGGTAGTTACCACCAGTAATTACAACAGGTTTAATGGCAACTATCTGGTTATTGATCACGGCAACGGTTTTGCAACCCGCTACCTGCATTTGCAGCGCAGTTTGGTGAAGGCGGGAGAAAGGGTGGAGCGCGGCCAGAAAATAGCCCGGCTGGGAAATACCGGTCGCAGTACCGGGCCGCATCTGCATTACACGATCCTGTACAATGGGGAAGCCATTGATCCTTACCGGTTTGTCCGGGTGGCCTCAGTGCTGGATGGTTCCGTTTCCGCCAGCGGCGGTTCGGTTCGCGGTCAGGAAGTACGTTAA